Proteins encoded within one genomic window of Acidovorax sp. 107:
- a CDS encoding DUF6352 family protein, with translation MTTPHDFWPRSGFQTLDHDARGWLIPTDEYLRWLLARPELALVPESCAAEIALHESLKVSPARVVTATELAALQDDDARENYTVFLRFRDGLLAAGTLEAYYLQLMRGGAVNVPAVFIDAVVQALLRNVLDDCNDAFEARAAEMLFRPQRITLQDGQMLAGDRATLDMLNETAGLGEVGRLLLQSGALQPTAQVKVLSADNPAQYWQESDRHHFLLDLTHELTQDLSHGLTFKMTRARSGLKALARVLESWVAHLLGVQVQIEPVHQVTDSAWRWHVGLDVESTAILNDLYQDRPVEAERMQRLVSLFTLTFANPAEMRADVVGKPVYLGLATNAEGVVRIKPQNLLLNLPLASVS, from the coding sequence ATGACGACACCTCACGATTTCTGGCCCCGTAGTGGTTTCCAAACGCTGGACCACGACGCGCGTGGCTGGCTGATTCCCACCGATGAATACCTGCGTTGGCTCCTGGCCCGACCGGAGCTGGCGCTGGTGCCGGAGTCGTGCGCTGCTGAGATCGCGCTGCATGAGTCGCTGAAGGTGTCGCCCGCGCGGGTGGTCACCGCTACGGAGCTGGCTGCTTTGCAGGACGACGACGCCCGTGAGAACTACACCGTGTTCCTGCGCTTCCGTGATGGCCTGCTGGCGGCTGGCACGCTGGAGGCGTATTACCTGCAGCTCATGCGCGGTGGGGCGGTGAACGTGCCAGCCGTGTTCATCGACGCCGTGGTGCAGGCCCTGTTGCGCAATGTGCTGGATGACTGCAACGACGCCTTTGAGGCCCGCGCTGCCGAGATGCTGTTTCGGCCTCAGCGCATCACTTTGCAAGACGGGCAAATGCTGGCAGGCGACCGGGCGACGCTGGACATGCTCAATGAGACGGCGGGCCTGGGCGAGGTGGGGCGCTTGTTGCTGCAAAGCGGCGCACTGCAGCCCACGGCGCAGGTCAAGGTGCTATCGGCCGACAATCCGGCGCAATATTGGCAGGAGAGTGACCGCCACCACTTTCTGCTCGACCTGACCCACGAGCTGACGCAGGACCTGAGCCATGGCCTGACCTTCAAGATGACCCGTGCACGCTCAGGCCTGAAAGCCCTGGCCCGTGTGCTGGAGAGCTGGGTGGCGCATCTGCTGGGCGTGCAGGTGCAGATCGAGCCTGTGCACCAGGTCACCGACAGCGCGTGGCGCTGGCATGTGGGGCTGGATGTGGAGTCCACTGCCATCCTCAACGACCTGTACCAGGACCGCCCGGTGGAGGCCGAGCGCATGCAGCGCCTAGTGAGCCTGTTCACCCTGACCTTTGCCAACCCCGCCGAGATGCGTGCCGATGTGGTGGGCAAGCCGGTGTACCTGGGGCTCGCGACCAACGCGGAGGGCGTGGTGCGCATCAAACCACAGAACCTACTGCTCAATCTGCCGTTGGCATCTGTGTCCTGA
- a CDS encoding DUF2274 domain-containing protein: protein MNTSKKLRLGPLPKTESTKLTFSCPTSLKAELDRYAALHAQTYGEAVDAVTLIPHMLEAFVAGDRGFRRANVRRKASVAYAKSSLSAGGVPE, encoded by the coding sequence ATGAACACCTCCAAGAAGCTGCGTCTTGGGCCGCTGCCCAAAACCGAGAGCACGAAGCTCACGTTCTCTTGTCCGACCAGCCTGAAGGCTGAACTCGATCGCTACGCCGCACTGCACGCGCAGACCTACGGCGAAGCGGTCGATGCGGTCACGCTGATCCCACACATGCTGGAGGCGTTCGTGGCCGGAGATCGAGGATTCCGGCGAGCGAACGTCAGGCGAAAAGCTTCCGTCGCCTATGCCAAATCGTCGCTCAGTGCTGGTGGTGTGCCGGAATGA
- a CDS encoding ABC-three component system protein, with amino-acid sequence MASSKAKGPSRTKRKTEVPGQALGYSLQFTRLTHLLLQAPEGSVCSLELLDDVAQDDGAGAVKLVQSKSALTANPVADRAKSLWKTLSNWVELAATPGFEVEKAIFELYVSRPVEGTIVGGFARANTLESARAAIAQARTELWGCPPEFDLKPGVAAEISSYVEKVFTADQSLLERLICNFRLTLGSGSPQADLEALVRSHPVSPSKVQDITNHLCGVVKRHIDLLLEVGKPAVIARDDFHGWYTSYVQKIDRQTVLSSRAPAPSEAVSRGYLPDNFIRQLDIIGLSFEEMLGAASDYFMASFDRTDWAARGEVDETSFDDLDGVLKRAWKNKQRTCGLNHGSRSEQHQGQALYFDCMQFTAPVQAMSPPSHFIPGCFHMLADDLLVGWHPNYEAHLKLKKVA; translated from the coding sequence ATGGCGTCATCAAAAGCGAAAGGCCCATCCCGGACTAAGCGGAAGACCGAGGTTCCGGGGCAGGCATTAGGGTACAGCCTTCAATTTACGCGGCTCACTCATCTGTTGCTTCAAGCACCGGAGGGGAGCGTTTGCAGCCTCGAACTTCTTGACGATGTAGCGCAGGATGACGGTGCTGGTGCCGTCAAGCTGGTCCAAAGCAAGAGCGCGCTTACGGCCAATCCTGTCGCGGACCGCGCAAAGTCGCTATGGAAAACTCTTTCCAATTGGGTCGAGCTTGCGGCGACCCCAGGGTTCGAAGTAGAAAAAGCGATTTTCGAACTCTACGTTTCTCGTCCGGTCGAAGGAACGATCGTTGGGGGTTTCGCCCGAGCGAATACGCTGGAAAGCGCCCGAGCGGCCATTGCACAGGCACGGACTGAGCTGTGGGGGTGCCCTCCGGAGTTTGACCTGAAGCCGGGAGTCGCTGCGGAGATTTCTTCGTACGTCGAGAAGGTATTCACTGCCGATCAAAGTCTTTTGGAACGACTCATCTGCAATTTCCGACTGACCCTGGGCAGTGGCAGTCCCCAGGCTGATCTGGAAGCGCTCGTCCGAAGCCACCCCGTTTCACCCTCTAAGGTCCAGGACATCACCAATCACCTCTGCGGAGTGGTAAAGCGTCACATCGATCTATTGCTTGAGGTCGGAAAACCGGCTGTCATCGCGCGCGATGACTTCCATGGCTGGTACACGTCCTACGTCCAAAAGATTGACCGTCAGACAGTGCTTTCGAGTCGTGCTCCGGCTCCGTCGGAGGCGGTGTCGCGGGGATATCTCCCCGACAATTTCATCCGGCAACTGGACATCATTGGGTTGTCATTCGAAGAGATGCTCGGGGCTGCGAGCGACTACTTCATGGCCTCGTTCGACCGGACTGATTGGGCTGCCCGGGGCGAAGTTGACGAGACCTCCTTTGACGACCTGGACGGTGTCCTGAAGCGAGCGTGGAAGAACAAGCAGCGAACCTGTGGATTGAATCACGGTAGCAGATCCGAGCAGCATCAAGGGCAGGCACTGTACTTTGACTGCATGCAGTTCACTGCGCCAGTTCAGGCGATGTCGCCCCCGAGCCATTTCATCCCCGGTTGCTTCCATATGCTGGCCGACGACTTGCTCGTAGGCTGGCACCCGAACTATGAAGCACACCTGAAGCTCAAGAAGGTGGCGTGA
- a CDS encoding three component ABC system middle component has product MLAREAQNVQNPALGAALVWRFCCGYVEAHRVNAPPPLPLLFLVLPIILHQATSEFVKRTYKSSGLRAFAAKFGDSSVSKQDLLIQIHDRSVRWRKLSLQSIELAVAGSLLKLADNGEAIPLSKTKARGLSDEVKHLMDLAEKLGAWFGELTVHEIVTTLKVKL; this is encoded by the coding sequence ATGCTGGCAAGAGAGGCCCAAAACGTCCAAAACCCTGCGTTGGGTGCTGCGCTCGTATGGCGATTTTGTTGTGGATACGTCGAGGCTCATCGCGTCAACGCCCCGCCGCCGTTGCCGCTTCTCTTTCTTGTGCTGCCTATCATTCTGCATCAGGCGACCTCGGAATTTGTGAAGCGCACTTACAAGAGTTCGGGCTTGCGGGCGTTCGCCGCAAAGTTCGGAGATTCGTCAGTGTCCAAACAGGATCTGCTGATTCAGATCCATGACCGCTCAGTTCGATGGCGCAAGCTCAGCCTGCAATCCATCGAGCTCGCCGTCGCGGGAAGCCTGCTCAAACTCGCCGACAACGGCGAGGCCATTCCGCTGTCGAAAACCAAGGCGAGAGGGTTGTCAGACGAGGTAAAGCACCTCATGGACCTGGCGGAAAAACTCGGCGCCTGGTTCGGTGAACTCACAGTGCACGAGATCGTGACAACGCTGAAAGTGAAGCTCTAA
- the trbF gene encoding conjugal transfer protein TrbF — protein sequence MRFKRPQVRYADTPQPATPYQSAAQVWDDRIGSARVQARNWRFMAFGCLTLAVLMAGGLVWRSAQSIVTPYVIEVDNAGQVRAVGEAATPYRPSDAQMAYHLGRFIGLVRSLSIDPIVVRQNWLDAYDYTTDKGAVVLNEYARTNDPFARIGKESVTVQITSVTRASDTSFNVRWTETRFVNGALDRTERWNAVVSIVQQTPRTEQRVRKNPLGIYVNGLSWSRELEGNEGAKP from the coding sequence CCGCCGCCCAGGTGTGGGACGACCGCATCGGCTCGGCCCGCGTGCAGGCGAGGAACTGGCGCTTCATGGCCTTTGGTTGCCTCACGCTGGCCGTGCTGATGGCGGGCGGGCTTGTCTGGCGCTCCGCGCAATCCATCGTCACCCCTTACGTCATTGAGGTGGACAACGCGGGCCAGGTGCGCGCTGTCGGCGAAGCCGCCACGCCGTACCGGCCCAGCGATGCGCAGATGGCCTACCACCTGGGCCGCTTCATCGGCCTGGTGCGCTCGCTGTCCATCGACCCGATCGTGGTGCGGCAGAACTGGCTCGATGCCTACGACTACACGACCGACAAGGGCGCCGTGGTGCTCAACGAGTACGCCCGCACCAATGACCCGTTCGCGCGCATCGGCAAGGAGTCGGTGACGGTGCAGATCACCAGCGTGACCCGCGCCAGCGACACGTCTTTCAACGTGCGCTGGACGGAGACGCGCTTTGTGAACGGTGCGCTGGATCGCACTGAACGCTGGAACGCCGTGGTGTCCATCGTGCAGCAGACGCCGCGCACCGAGCAGCGCGTGCGCAAGAACCCCCTGGGCATCTACGTCAACGGGCTGTCGTGGAGCCGCGAACTGGAAGGAAACGAAGGAGCAAAGCCATGA
- a CDS encoding 2'-5' RNA ligase family protein gives MSSDRLHITLHALGRFLNGVPRGVIDLALAAGSAMDYEPFGVRLNVLQSRGAFEAGPIRTVELAPQAGAARDLREFQHALGNTMRRMGFAETQIRSHFQPHMTLHYKHKRIDRMVVDPVAWTVMQFALVDSLYGLSRHDVLARWSLKARQQAFLDW, from the coding sequence ATGTCTTCGGATCGGCTGCACATCACCCTCCACGCCCTGGGGCGTTTTCTGAATGGCGTCCCTCGAGGGGTCATTGACTTGGCGCTGGCGGCGGGTAGCGCCATGGACTACGAACCGTTTGGGGTTCGCCTCAATGTGTTGCAGTCCCGGGGCGCCTTTGAAGCGGGGCCGATCCGTACCGTCGAGTTGGCGCCGCAAGCGGGCGCCGCGCGTGACTTGCGAGAGTTTCAACATGCGCTCGGCAACACAATGCGCCGCATGGGGTTTGCGGAAACCCAAATCCGCAGCCATTTCCAACCGCACATGACTTTGCACTACAAGCACAAACGCATCGACCGCATGGTTGTTGATCCTGTTGCGTGGACGGTGATGCAGTTTGCCTTGGTAGACAGCCTCTACGGCCTTAGCCGGCATGACGTGCTTGCGCGCTGGTCCTTGAAGGCGCGGCAGCAGGCGTTTCTTGACTGGTGA
- the trbG gene encoding P-type conjugative transfer protein TrbG has translation MNDLFRKSVLPVMLLASTVLFSGCATQGKPPPSISLDEPVQAQPLPEPPAPVEVVAVPQVLPMPAQMKPVPDAKPAAEPADETVRVSRANAEARIAPTREGYVNAIQVWPFTDGALYQVYAAVGRVTVIALQPGEELVTVAAGDTVRWIVGDTSSGSGDALRVNVMVKPIRSGLKTNLVVTTSRRTYLLELTSTEKTWMASVSWEYPKDKMLALQRQAQAASAAAPVDVGLSLEKIRFRYAVSGSNPPWKPLRAFDDGEKVYIQFPPGIAQGELPPLFVVGAQGDGQLVNYRFRSPYYIVDRLFGAAELRLGGDKGDVVRIERTDGTRRN, from the coding sequence ATGAATGATCTTTTCCGTAAATCCGTCTTGCCGGTGATGCTGCTGGCTTCGACCGTGCTGTTCTCTGGCTGCGCTACGCAGGGCAAGCCGCCGCCGTCCATTTCGCTCGATGAACCGGTGCAGGCCCAGCCGCTGCCGGAGCCACCTGCACCGGTCGAAGTGGTGGCCGTGCCGCAGGTGCTGCCGATGCCGGCGCAGATGAAACCTGTGCCGGATGCCAAGCCCGCCGCAGAGCCCGCCGATGAAACCGTGCGCGTGTCCCGCGCCAACGCCGAGGCGCGCATTGCGCCGACACGCGAGGGCTACGTCAATGCGATCCAGGTGTGGCCCTTCACGGATGGCGCGCTGTATCAGGTCTATGCGGCCGTGGGCCGCGTGACCGTGATCGCGCTCCAACCGGGCGAGGAACTGGTGACGGTGGCGGCGGGCGATACGGTGCGCTGGATCGTCGGGGACACGTCCAGCGGCAGCGGCGATGCGCTGCGCGTCAATGTGATGGTCAAGCCGATCCGCTCGGGCCTCAAGACCAATCTGGTTGTCACCACCAGCCGACGCACCTACCTGCTGGAGCTGACCTCGACCGAGAAGACGTGGATGGCCTCGGTGTCCTGGGAGTATCCGAAGGACAAGATGCTGGCCCTGCAGCGCCAGGCGCAAGCGGCCAGCGCCGCCGCGCCGGTCGATGTCGGCTTGTCGCTGGAGAAGATCCGTTTCCGGTATGCGGTCAGCGGCAGCAATCCGCCGTGGAAGCCGCTGCGCGCCTTCGATGACGGGGAGAAGGTCTACATCCAGTTTCCGCCGGGCATCGCCCAGGGCGAGCTGCCGCCGCTGTTCGTGGTCGGCGCGCAGGGCGACGGGCAACTGGTGAACTACCGCTTCCGCTCGCCGTACTACATCGTGGATCGCCTGTTCGGCGCGGCCGAGCTGCGTCTGGGCGGAGACAAGGGCGACGTGGTGCGGATCGAGCGCACGGACGGCACGCGGAGGAACTGA
- a CDS encoding DUF3732 domain-containing protein, whose translation MFFQIRGIVLWPRNGKFEPRTLKFELGKVNVISGASRTGKSAVIPIIDYCLGSSTCSIPVNTIRKYCEWFGVVVATAQGEKLLARKEPGAQRSTDEMFLLEAEKISKIPNRLTKNTNATAVKRLLDDLANLSNLDFSGGEEASGFDGRPAFRDLAAFTFQPQNVVANPDVLFFKTNTYEHREKLRKIFPYVLGAVTPTLMAKQFELNRTRQILRRKEKELKDAQEVSARWLADLRSKFSEAQELGLIPKLEEDISREQMIELLEEVITRTDLTLAVSTTTISEALRELNSLEGEEREVSRELTTLRHRLEEMNRMRVGVEQYEAALSVQRGRLQLSSWLVSHASDESDCPMCGSHTDSAKRKLQVLAQRLEEVETAAGADKDREVPAAFDRELQRVTTDVGNATERLRAVQIRKRALTGRSKEASEQQFSAKRTERFIGNLESSLGLHRKLGSDSELVEEVRTLKETVLALEGELRGQDVEARKRRALRTVNTNAGKLLPHLDIENPNDPISLETNDLTIKVLGSERDDYLSEIGSGSNWLSYHLAVLLSLHQFYLSQKNSPVPAFLVLDQPSQVYFPKHVVSKDVEVEEDPKVRDEDVDAVRKAFEVMGSVVRSEKGRLQLIVLDHASSEVWGGIDEVVGLPEWRGGTKLVPMEWIDEA comes from the coding sequence ATGTTTTTTCAGATTCGAGGGATCGTGCTCTGGCCGCGCAATGGGAAATTTGAACCGCGGACGTTGAAGTTTGAGCTTGGGAAAGTCAATGTCATCAGTGGCGCCTCACGGACTGGAAAATCAGCAGTCATTCCTATCATCGATTACTGCCTCGGTTCCAGCACGTGCTCGATTCCTGTGAACACAATCCGCAAATACTGCGAGTGGTTTGGCGTCGTTGTAGCGACGGCTCAAGGTGAAAAGCTATTGGCTCGAAAGGAACCGGGGGCTCAGCGCAGCACCGACGAAATGTTTCTGTTGGAAGCCGAGAAGATATCCAAGATCCCCAATCGCCTCACCAAGAATACCAACGCTACTGCAGTCAAGAGATTGCTCGATGATCTAGCCAACCTCTCCAATCTGGACTTTTCAGGCGGGGAGGAGGCTTCAGGGTTCGACGGGCGCCCAGCTTTCCGTGATTTGGCTGCTTTCACGTTCCAACCCCAGAACGTGGTCGCCAATCCAGACGTCCTGTTCTTCAAGACCAACACTTACGAGCACCGGGAAAAGCTGAGAAAAATTTTCCCCTACGTGCTCGGTGCGGTCACTCCGACATTGATGGCGAAGCAGTTCGAGTTGAACCGCACTCGGCAAATCTTGCGTCGGAAAGAGAAGGAGCTTAAGGACGCGCAGGAAGTCTCGGCGCGGTGGCTTGCCGACTTGAGGTCCAAATTCAGCGAGGCTCAAGAACTTGGGCTGATTCCGAAGCTGGAGGAGGACATTTCTCGGGAGCAAATGATCGAGTTGCTTGAGGAAGTCATCACAAGAACCGACCTAACTTTGGCGGTCAGCACCACAACAATTTCGGAAGCGTTGCGCGAGCTGAACAGCCTGGAGGGCGAAGAGCGTGAAGTTTCCCGCGAACTCACCACCTTGCGCCATCGATTGGAAGAAATGAACAGGATGCGTGTCGGCGTCGAGCAGTACGAAGCTGCGCTCTCGGTGCAACGAGGTCGGTTGCAGCTGTCGAGTTGGCTGGTCTCGCATGCAAGCGATGAGTCGGATTGCCCCATGTGCGGCAGCCACACGGATTCGGCCAAACGAAAACTGCAGGTTCTAGCCCAGCGTCTGGAAGAGGTGGAGACGGCAGCGGGCGCAGACAAAGACAGAGAAGTGCCAGCAGCGTTCGATCGAGAGTTGCAGCGAGTCACAACAGATGTTGGGAATGCGACCGAACGTCTGCGCGCAGTTCAGATTCGCAAGCGAGCGCTGACGGGCAGATCGAAGGAAGCTAGTGAACAGCAATTTTCCGCGAAGCGTACGGAGCGTTTCATAGGAAATCTCGAGTCGTCACTGGGCCTCCATCGAAAATTGGGCAGCGACAGCGAGCTCGTCGAAGAGGTTCGAACGCTCAAGGAAACGGTATTGGCGCTGGAAGGAGAACTGCGCGGACAGGATGTCGAAGCTCGGAAGCGCCGAGCTCTGCGGACTGTCAACACCAATGCCGGAAAGCTCCTGCCGCATCTCGATATCGAGAATCCGAACGATCCCATCTCGCTGGAGACCAACGACCTGACCATTAAGGTACTTGGGTCTGAGCGGGATGACTATTTGTCGGAGATCGGAAGTGGGTCGAACTGGCTCTCCTATCACCTAGCCGTGCTGCTTTCTCTTCATCAGTTCTATCTGAGTCAAAAGAACAGTCCTGTCCCCGCGTTTCTCGTACTTGACCAACCGAGCCAAGTCTACTTTCCCAAGCACGTGGTCTCCAAGGACGTTGAGGTGGAAGAAGACCCCAAGGTGCGCGACGAAGACGTGGATGCCGTTCGCAAGGCGTTCGAAGTGATGGGTAGCGTCGTGCGTAGTGAAAAGGGGAGGCTCCAACTCATCGTTCTGGACCACGCATCAAGCGAAGTGTGGGGGGGCATCGACGAAGTCGTCGGCTTGCCGGAATGGCGTGGCGGAACCAAGCTAGTTCCAATGGAGTGGATTGATGAGGCTTAG
- a CDS encoding TrbI/VirB10 family protein: protein MSQDDSPDLAAQAGKVAPEAVALRAQPRAVTRLNRRTLAMLIGGLSVAVLGATIWSLQPYRRGAGEQTELYNVDRVSKSEGLDGLPSDYSKLPRKVPELGPPLPGDLGPAIVKAQQPVTPTYAPPGHDPDDARRKEAEAAAGSSVFFRSGTPGKTAAPATAQAAGPASALAGFDPLAAGPASTAAQPSDPTAVQNRQDQKEAFLKGGSTETRNSGNLQMPSSPYQVMAGTVIAGALVTGIKSDLPGDVIGTVTEPVYDTATGKFLLIPQGSRLLGKYNSQVSYGQSRVQVVWSRIILPDTSSLKLDNPAGTDPAGYSGLEDGVDWHWDRVFAGAALTTLLGVGAELAEPENRQNGNRIVIAGRDSAQDSINQVGQEMTRRNMSIQPTLTERPGLPVRIIVNRDLVLRPYQPLFFNRGTAR, encoded by the coding sequence ATGAGCCAGGACGATTCCCCTGATCTTGCGGCGCAGGCGGGCAAGGTTGCGCCCGAGGCGGTGGCGTTGCGCGCCCAGCCGCGCGCCGTCACGCGCCTGAATCGGCGCACCTTGGCCATGCTCATCGGCGGCCTGTCGGTCGCCGTGCTCGGGGCCACGATCTGGTCATTGCAGCCGTATCGGCGCGGCGCGGGCGAGCAGACCGAGCTTTACAACGTCGATCGCGTCTCGAAGTCCGAAGGGCTGGATGGCCTGCCTTCGGATTACTCCAAGCTGCCGCGAAAGGTGCCCGAGCTGGGGCCGCCGCTGCCGGGCGACCTGGGCCCGGCCATCGTGAAGGCACAGCAGCCGGTGACGCCGACGTATGCGCCGCCAGGCCACGACCCAGACGATGCTCGGCGCAAGGAAGCCGAAGCAGCCGCGGGTTCCTCGGTGTTCTTCCGTTCGGGCACTCCCGGCAAGACCGCAGCGCCAGCGACTGCGCAAGCGGCTGGCCCGGCATCGGCTTTGGCGGGCTTCGACCCGCTGGCCGCTGGCCCGGCCTCGACGGCGGCCCAGCCATCCGACCCCACCGCCGTGCAGAACCGGCAAGACCAGAAAGAGGCTTTCCTGAAAGGCGGTTCTACAGAAACCCGCAATTCCGGCAATCTGCAAATGCCGTCCTCGCCGTACCAGGTGATGGCCGGGACGGTGATCGCTGGGGCGCTGGTGACGGGCATCAAATCTGACCTGCCAGGCGACGTGATTGGCACGGTGACAGAGCCGGTGTATGACACGGCGACGGGGAAGTTCCTGCTGATCCCGCAGGGCTCGCGCCTCCTGGGCAAGTACAACAGCCAGGTGAGCTACGGGCAGAGCCGCGTGCAGGTGGTGTGGAGCCGCATCATCCTGCCGGACACGTCTTCGCTGAAGCTCGACAACCCCGCGGGCACTGACCCGGCCGGCTACTCCGGCCTGGAGGATGGCGTCGATTGGCACTGGGATCGCGTCTTTGCCGGTGCGGCGCTGACGACACTGCTGGGCGTGGGCGCAGAGCTAGCCGAGCCGGAGAACCGGCAGAACGGCAATCGCATCGTGATCGCTGGGCGTGACAGCGCGCAGGACAGCATCAATCAGGTGGGCCAGGAGATGACCCGGCGCAACATGAGCATTCAGCCGACGTTGACAGAGCGGCCGGGCCTGCCGGTGCGGATCATCGTCAACCGCGACCTGGTGTTGCGGCCGTACCAGCCTCTGTTCTTCAACCGGGGAACCGCGAGATGA